A region of the Andreesenia angusta genome:
GGAATCTACATGGAAGAGGCCGTTTCAGACGGAGCAGGGGCTATGGCCGCGATACTGGGCCTTGAAAACGAACTGCTTACAGAGATTGTAGAGAGCCTTAAGGGCGAAGGCGTGATAGAGATAGCCAACTACAACTGCCCTGGGCAGCTTGTAATCTCTGGAGAGGCTCATGTGGTTGAAAAGGCCGCAGAGCTTTCAAAGGAGAAGGGTGCCAAGAGGGCTGTAATGCTTCAGGTGAGCGGACCTTTCCACACTAGCATGCTTGCGCCGGCAGGAGAAAAGCTAGGCGTTGCACTTGACGATGCCAAGATATCGGAGCCTGAGACAGAGATATACTTCAACGTAAACGCAGAGAAGATATCCAGCCCTGAGGAGATAAAGAGCGCACTTGTAAAGCAGGTCTCGAATTCAGTGCTCTGGGAGAGCATAGTGGACAAGATGATAACAGAAGATGGAGTAGACAGGTTTGTGGAGATAGGGCCTGGAAAGACGC
Encoded here:
- the fabD gene encoding ACP S-malonyltransferase, which translates into the protein MGKTAFIFPGQGAQYPGMGKDIYENYEEAKALMDKADEVLGFSLTDTVFGGSEEELSKTEVTQPAILMTSIAMAEVLKAKGIAPDVVAGLSLGEYSALVASGAIDYSDAVELVRKRGIYMEEAVSDGAGAMAAILGLENELLTEIVESLKGEGVIEIANYNCPGQLVISGEAHVVEKAAELSKEKGAKRAVMLQVSGPFHTSMLAPAGEKLGVALDDAKISEPETEIYFNVNAEKISSPEEIKSALVKQVSNSVLWESIVDKMITEDGVDRFVEIGPGKTLTSFVKKINKKHKADISLYNIENLETMEKFLEEFNA